DNA from Thalassoroseus pseudoceratinae:
CGTTCGGTGATTGCACTGAGCTCGTCACGTTGAATGACTTGCAACTGCACCAAACGACAGGCAAGCACGAGCCATCCGACAGTCATCGCAGCCACAACGAGACGACTCCGCCAGATGAACATCTTCGATGATGCCTGGGAGTCCATCGGCTCAGCGGCGATTGGGCTGTTCGGAATCGATCGTTGGGACTCGTCCACGCCACTCCAATAACGGCATTTTTCGGGGGCCACCGTTCGCAACCCGTTCCGGAGCCCGCACCGGGATTCGACCGGATTCCAAATCTTCGAGCATGTTCGTCGGTGCCCCGAGTTCCTGACTCTTCAACCGCAAGCGGGCGTAGTCTTCGCGAAGGATGTCGGTCCGGTAATGCTGACGGCTGATCTCTCGGTGCAACGAAAGATTCGCCTTTTCCAGTCCCACACCGATCAACGCAATCGAAACGATCAACGTCAAACTACCGACAAATCGAAATACCATAACGCGGAGAACTCATGACAAAATTCGTCGTGCGCCGAATGCTCAAAGTCAAGCAACCGATGCGTTCCAACCTACGACTTTTATCGTCCAATGACTTCCGCGCTGACAACTCGAACTCGGCTGGCATCCTGTGGAAGCTGAAGTTCCGTGCCGACCGTCAATTTATTGGGATCGATTAATCGCTGCCGGTTCAACTGATAGATCTCGGTCCATCGGGAGAATCGGCCCAGATGAGCATGCGCGATGCTTCCCAGCGTGTCTTCTTTACCAACCCGAAAACGGGGCGTGCCGTTTTCGTCCATAAAGAAACCGCTATCCGCTCCCGCGGGGTCGGTATTGAGCACACGTTTGGGAAACAAGTCCGGATTGGCTTGTTCGAGTGCTTCCCGTGTAGGAACCATGACCTTCATGCCCGGACGCATTTTTTTCGGATCGGGGATACGTTCGCGATTGAATCGAGCAAGAGCTGTGAAATACCGCCCAGTGCCGTAAACCCGCTTCGAGATCGACCAATAGTTGTCACGTGGTCGGACTTCATACACATCAATTTCGTCCGCCTTGAACGCTGGCGCATCAGGTTCGAACTTATCGGAAGAACTTGCAGTCGGCACGGGCACCAATTCGGGCTCGTAGTCGTTCGACATCTGCACGGCAGGTGTACCGTCGGCGTTGCCAGCGGCCGGACCGGGCGTATCAATCGCAAATTTGTCAACCGGTTCGGTGGAAGGCTCGTTCGTGAACGGGTTCTCCGTTTTGAATGCGTCTTTGGGCTCCCCCGTATCGCCGGCAGTTTGCTGAATCGGATCGGAAGCCGGTGCCGGCACGTCGATCGGAGCGGGAGCGACAGGAAGTGCTGTCTCGTTACCTGCAGGAGGATCAACCGGGCCAAACAATTCCGCTGTCGCCCGTTCATTCGGAGCGGCTTCGGTACCATAATCTGTAGGACTCGGTACCGCTTCCATTCCCGGTTTGGTTTGATCAAACGGCACGGATTTGGCAAAGGGGACCGGTTCGTCGGTCGAAGGCGTCTCGGTAAATGGAACGGGGGCCGTCGCAGGTTCGTCCACAACGACCGCCTCCTCGATCACCATCGGCTCAGTCACCGCAGTTGGTACGGGTTGCAAGTCAGGCTCGCCCGGTTGGAGCGGAACACCCATAGGCGATTCCACTTCTGCATTGATTGCCGCCGGCGGTGTCGAAGGGTCGCCAGCGAACGGATCGTTCTGGGAAAATGGATCGGGGGCCGTCGCAGTCTCAGCCGCAGTGGTTTTGATGTCGGATGGCGTCGATTCACTGGCGACCGGACTGGCCATCGGTTCGGATGAACCGAACGGTGATTCTGCCTCGAAGACGGCCGGTTCTGATGGTGGTGCGGAAGCAGCGGGTTCGTTGACCGCGACCGTGTTCTCGGGAACTGTCTCTGCGGCCGGCTCAAACGGAACACTTGGTGTCTCCGTGGCGACCTCGGCTACGGATTCGGAAGCAGCAAAGTCCGGTACAGCAGCGGGGTTCGATTCCTCTGGGGCTGGTGATGCAGGAACGTCCGCTGCGGTTTCGACAACCTCAGCCGGCGGTTCCGAGAACACCATGGCCGGCGTCTCCTGCGATTCCGCCGCCGGATCTGGAACCGGGACCGGAACCGTGACAACGTCGTCGGTAGCCATCTCAGGAGCGGCATCACCTGTTGGGGCCGGAGCGAAATCAAAGGGCGCCGCCGGAGGCTCGGTTGCTACTGGTGGAGTCGTTGCGACAGGTGAATTGACCGCCGCAGTGTCGTCTTCTTTGGGCAGCTCCGATGTTTCCGGGGCTGCGGATTCAGTTGTCGGGCCTAAGTCTGGTGGCGTGGCAGCCGGGGCTGCATTGACTTCCTCAGCGGGCATCGTTGCGGTCGCGTCTGAGATCTCGACGGCACCAAACGGATTTTCAGCCGTGAACGGTGCAGACTCCGTCGGGGCAGGGGCGGTCACTTCGATATCGGCTGACGTTTCGGGTAAGGGTTCCGAGGCCGTCACTTTCACACCGGTCCAGTCGGCGTTCGGGGTGTCAACGGGAACCGCTGGTTCAAAATTGAGAGGGTTCTCGGCTGGGCTGTCTGGGACCGGCGCTGGCTCCGCGTTTCCGCCGGGCGAAACCGCCACCGTTGTAGCTTGGGGTTCGACGACTGTCGTCTGCGGTTCGGTGGCTGTCCCGACATCCGAAGCACCAACGTTGGTCTCGACTGCGGGAACTTCGTGACTCGCCTGCTGGATCGGTTGAGGGAACATCGGTTGATCAAACGAGATCGCCGACTTGTCCTGACTTGGAGGTGGCGTGAGTGCTGCTGGCGCCGGTGAACTTGGTTCCGGAGTCACATGCGTGGCGGAGGGTTCTTCACCTGCCGCCAACAGACCGCTGCCCAGGGCTTTGTTCTGTTCAGCCTTGCGATAAAGAACATATCCGAAACCCGCCAACAACACGGTGACACCGAGAAGTCCCAACTTGGTTCCCATCGAGAATCGTTTCGATTTCCGATCGACTCCCCAGTCCATTTCGGACGGTTGTGATGCTGCGGTCGGATTCGGTTGCTCCTGTTGCTGCGGAACAGATCGTGGAGCCGTCACAGCTTGACTTGGTGAAGCTTTGGAACTCGGTACCGGCTTGGACGGCTGTGTCGGAGCCGGTTGTTGGGGATTTGCGTTCGGCCGATATGAATTGAATTGCGATTGTGGCGAAGGTGTTTCTCTTGTCGAAGGAACCGGCTGTGTAGCTGACGCGGACCGTGTGGGAGCGGGCGGTGTCTGTGGGGTTCGGGAAGTCGCGTTTGGAGCGCCGGTTGAATAGGAATTGGGCGTGCTGTTCGGTGTCGGTGAGTCTTGAACCGACGATGGTCGCTGGGGGTCTTCGGACGAATCCAGGATTCCCGCGTGCGCAGCCAACGCCGCTACGGAAGCGGACGGCAACGACGGGGGCAAGCTGGAGTCATCGAGAAATCGCATTGCATTACCGGCGGCGGTGTGAGCACGTCCCAATGGAGGTACCGACCGATCTCCTGGCGTACTCGCGGACGACGTGGAAGATGATGTCGGGGTCGTTGAGGCCGGTGGTTCCTGCGTGTTCGCCGATTGCCCAATGTTCGGATTCACCCCCGGAGCCGATGGTCTCGGAACCGGAATGCTCCGGGTCGCGGGGCCACTCGGTCGTGGCTGAGGTGGATTCGCCCCAGCATTCGGAGTGGCCGCATTCGGAGCAGGAGCATTGGGTTCTCGTGCGTTTACGCTCGGATTGCTACGCGGAGCCGGGCCGTTCGGGCGCGGGGGTTGAGACGCACCTCGTCCGGGCTGGCTGAGATGGGTTTGAGGGCTTTGCTCGGGCCGGTTTGGGTTGTCTGCCATGACGCACCTCGAAATGCTGCCTTGACCATGCGGTCTTCCAACGAATGAAACGTGATGATGAGTGCACGCCCCCCCGGGCGAACAATCCGTGGCAAGGTCTCATCCAGGGCTTGCCGAAGGTGATCCAATTCCTGATTGACTGCAATTCGCAAAGCTTGATAGACCCGCGTCGCCGGGTGCTTTTTGGCATCCTGCCGAGCCGAACTCGGAACGGACCGCAGCACAATTTCCGTCAATTCTTTGGCCGAACGCAGCGGCTTCGAGTTTTCCTGTCGATGTTGCTCGATGCCGGCGGCAATCCGACGACTGTACCGCTCTTCGCCATATTCCTCGAAGATTTCGCACAACTCGGTTTCGCTCCAATTTTGGAGCATCTTCCAAGCCGGGTGTCCGCGTGATGGGTCGAATCGCAGATCCAAATCACCGGTCGCCTGGAAACTGAAACCACGATCGTCACTCGCCAGCTGGTCAGACGATAATCCTAAGTCGAGCAAAACTCGATCGACTTGGTCAATCTGATGCGATTCCAAAACACTCGCCGCGTCGGCATAGCTTGCATGTTCCAAGATGATCCGCTGCGCGTCGGCGGCATCCGATCGCAGTTTCGTGCTTGCATAGGCGAGCATCATGGGATCGCGGTCGAGCCCAATCAACGTGCCGTCCGGTCGGATTTTCTGCCAGATCTTTTGGCTATGTCCGGCTGCTCCAACAGTTCCGTCAAGTACCGTAAGCCCCGACGAAAGTTCCATTTCGCGCATCACTTCCCGCAACAACACCGGTCGGTGAACCGGGTTGCCAATCCGTTGGGATTGTCGATCGGGAGCTGCCATGCGTCAACCTGAGGGTGCAGTTGAGTCCGAAGACTCAGTGAGCCTGAATGATGAATCCGCAGGGTTCTAGACGAAAAACCCTGGCGCGCGAAGATCAAAACTGATCGACCGCCTTTGATACACCTTTCATCGCTGTTTCGGCACAAAATGTCGGGTTGACCCAATTGTCGGTTTTGGGGTAAGTGACAGGTCGCGTCACGGAATTGCCACGCGATCCCCGCTATCAGTCATGGAACGACTCGCAATGACTTCGCATTCAACCTTCCCGAAATTGTCTCACTCCGAATCGGACTCCGAACTGCCGTTGACCGAGGGAAGCCTGCTCGACTTTCCCTCGAACCCCATCGCGGTTCTTCGACGATTAAACGCGGAGCATGGGGAAATTGCCGGGTTGCAAGACGGGGCGCATCGGCTGTTTTTCGTGTTCGGTCCCAAATGGACGCAACGTGTCCTCAGTGACGCCCGAACATTTCACTCGCGATTCTTCGCCCTGCGAGGTGGCAAACGGTCGCCGCAACGACGACTCACGAGTGGCTTGCTCAGCATGAATGGCGACGAACACAAGCAACATCGTCGACTTGTGATGGGGCCGTTCCAGAAGCAGGTCATTGGGCAGTATGCCGAACCAGTGACGCAGTTGGTCACGGAAATGCTGGACTCCTGGCAGGTCGGAGAGACTCGCGATCTGCATGAAGACATGACGCATTACATGCTGCGTGTGACAAGTGCCTTGCTCTTCGGGCTAGATGAACCGGAGTTGGCTTACCAGATCGGTGCCATGCTCGACGAGTGGATTCATATGAATCACGAAATTGGCATGGGAGCATTCATCGCCGGGAAACAATTCACCGATGGCTACGACGAATTGATGACGTTGGGAAAAACCTTGGAACAGGAAATTCTCGGCATGATCAACCTGAAAAAATCACGAGGGGCCAGCGGTAGCGATTTGCTGTCTCTCTTGATTCAAGCACATGATCAAGGCGTAAAGATTGATGACGGAAATCTCGTCGGGCATGTGGCACTGTTGTTCGGTGCGGCTCACAAGACGACGGCTCATACACTTTGTTGGACAATCTTCCTGCTGACGCAGCACCCGGAAATCATGTCCGAATTGTGGCAGGAAATCGATACACTCGTCGAACAGCCATCGCCGAACCTCGGAGAGATTGAAAACCTTTCGGTCACGGAACGAGTTCTCAAAGAGAGCATGCGAATCATGCCTGCCTCGGGATATTCGCAACGGATCGCAGCGGAACCGGTCGATCTGGGACCGTTCCGCCTTCGTCGGGGTGAGCCTGTCATTTTCAGTCAATTCATCACACACCGTCTGCCAGAAATCTACCAAGAGCCCAACGCGTTCCTACCGGATCGCTGGCGAACGCTGTCGGTTTCGCCGTATGCGTATTTGCCGTTTGGGAACGGACCACGCATGTGCATTGGCGCACCGTTGGCGATGATGATTCTCAAAATCACGTTGCCGAGTATGCTCAAACGCTTTCGGTTCAGTGCGGTGAGTGGCAGCGAAGTCAACGGGGCCATTCGGTCGACGATGTTGACCCCGCTTGGTGAACTTCCTGTGACCCTGCACGAGCCGGATGGCCAATTCGACCAAAATTCCGTGCAAGGCAACATTCACGATCTCGTGAAACTGCCAATCCAAACGCAACCGGCGGCCAAACCGTCTCGGAAGGCCGCGTAGGTCGATTTCTTACCAACAGCGTGCGAATTCCGCCGCCTCGACTTGCCCACCGACCACCAACGACGTTCGCTCGTGGATACTGGAAGGCACTTTATCGAGGATGCGGTGTTCGCCATCCGTCGCGACGCCGCCAGCTTGCTCGGTGATGAACGCAATCGGATTCGCTTCGTACAACAGCCGCAGTTTTCCTTCCGGATTGCTCGCCGTCGGCGGATACAAAAAGATTCCGCCCTTGAGAAGCGTGCGATGAAAATCTGCGACCATCGAGCCGATGTAGCGTGAACTGTACTGTTGGCCCAATTCTCCCGATCGAATTCGGGTCAGGAACTTTTGGTACGGTTCGGGAAACGATTCAAAGTGTGACTCGTTCACCGAGTAGTACTTACCCTGCTTGGGAATCCGGATGTACTCGTGGCTGAGCACGAACGCACCGATGGCTGGGTCCAGCGTGAAACCGTGCACGCCGTGTCCGCAGGTGTAAACGAGCATCACCGACGAACCGTACATCACATAACCGGCTGCGACTTGCTTTGCACCTGTTTGCAAAACATCGGCCTCGTGCCCCCCGTCCGGAGTGGCTCCATCCGCGCGTTTCAGAATCGAAAACGTGGTTCCCACACTGACGTTCACATCAATGTTCGACGACCCATCGAGCGGATCAAACACCACGACATAATGGGAATTCGGATTGCCTTCGTCGACGATCTGCGGTTGCTCGTTTTCTTCCGATGCCAACACCGCCACGCTTTCTCGAACCGCCAAGCAGTGCATCATCGCTTGGTTGGCGTAGACGTCGAGTTTCTGTTGGACCTCGCCTTGCACGTTCATACCGCCTTCGGCTCCAAACGTGTCGGTCAGACCGGCTCGGCGAACACGGGCTGCGATCATTTTCGTCGCGAGGGTGATGCCCGACAGCAGGAACGAAAACTCGCCAGACGCCCCCGGAAACCGACGTTGTTCCCGTAAGATGTGCTGTTGGACGGTGACAATCGGATTCTTTTCGGCGAACGCCGGTGCTTCAACGGGTTCCATCGGTGACCTTTCCAGTCTTCTGAAACGGGCGGCGCGACCCGTCCGGGCGAGATTGAGCTTGTGATGCTGAATTGTGCCCCGCGACCCACTTTCACGCAACCGACTCGCCCGGTTGTGAGTCACCAGAAATCGCCCAAAAAACGAAATCGCGGGCACTCTCTTCGAAAGCGGTTTGCGAACGAAATTTTCTCTGCGGTCGGCACCCGAATTGCATTGAACAGGCAAACGAGTCTTCTACAACGTAAAAGTCGCTAGACCCAGCGGATTTGTATCCGAGTGACTTAGAGCCTTGTAGAAATTACATCACTCAAAAGTCAAATCGACAATTCCCGAGACAAGCAACGCTCCATTTGGTGGAAAGGAAGCCCCATGTCGGACCGAACCGAAACGCGGACTCGCATCAACCCAGAACGTCATCCCGCCTTGTTTCAGCGGGTCACGCCGAACAATCCGACGCCGCCACGTCCCACGAACGAAACTCCCGTCAAACCTTCGGGCACCGGAGTCACGATCTACGCGGACCTGATCAATCACCTGCAGTTCCATCCCGCGGACCTGCGTCACGCTGACGATCACCATCGAAATCGTTCGACTCTCGCCGCCGCCGTGCGATTTCTGGAGAGCCGTGGCCTGTCATTCGATGACATCTTGGCTCTCAACTTTGGCTTGTATCCGACTGCGGACGAGGTTCGCAGCTATCTCCGACGAATCGGCTACGGCGAAACGGCGATCGAAGAATCCGGCTTGGTCTCCGATTCCGACGGACATCGGCACGGGGATTGGGAAGGTTGCTTGGTCGCACCCATTTGCGATGCGAATGGTGAAGTCGTCGATGTGGTCGCGTTCGTTCCGACTCCCAATCCCGGTCAACGAGCCCATTACCGATTTGCCCGCGGACCAAAGTTCTCGGGTGTCCCTGCCTGCGGTTTGAGTTCCCCTCTGACCTCAGTAGTTCTGTCTTCGGAAGTGATTCTCGTCGAGGACGTGGCCGACGCGTTCTACCTGCAATCTCGCGGCATCGAAAACGTCTTCGCAATTGCTGGCGACGGTCCCGAATTTACCGCAACTCGCTGGCAACAACTCGCGAAACTTGGTGTGCGGTCGGTGGTGCTTGCCTTCCGAAAGGATTCCACCTGCTACCGCGATGTGCGGAGCTGTCTCGATCATGCGTTGCACGCTCGCAGTGCTCCGGAAATCTTCGTTTTGGATCACGATCGTATTGGCGATGACGAAACCCTCGCCGATTTCACTCGTAAGCACGGCGTATCCGCCTGCCGCAAAACTCTGGAATACCGAAGCCGTGCATTCCACGGGAAATCCTTCGGGTGGACCGACCGAGTGACGGAACCGGCCCGCCGTAATGGCACGAAACCCGTCGCGAAAGTCGAACCGAAACCGGAACGCTACACAACTTTGCGTGCGTGGTTGCAAGCCGAGGCCGAACGATTGACCGATCTTGACGATCGTCGTGCGATGCACGACCTGATCGCCGATGTCGATGACGCACTGCGTCGCGGTCACTTCCAATTGGCTCGCGATTTGGTCGAATCACGCTTGGGCAGCCTCCAAGCCCCAGCTCCAAAAGCTGAATGCGTTTCGGTCGGTGATGTGGTCGGACGACTGATCCGAAACGACGATCGTCACCGAGTCGATGAAGATCTTCTCAGCTGCGATGGGACGGATCGTCATGCCGGCACCGTCACCGTGTTGGCTCAAGCAACACGACGAGGACGCTTCACCGAACTGTGCGGCCGAATTGTGCACGCCCTGGAAAACTGGACCGGCACTTCCGTCGTGGTCTGCCGCGAGTTCACCGAAGAAGAAATCACACTCGGCGTCATCGCTCAAATGACCCGGCGGCTGTCCGACGGTGAAGGCTTGTCGGTCGAAGAAATTCAAACCCGATTGATCGGCCAGGACCCACGTGGTGGATACGCTGACAAACCATGGTTAGTGGATGAGTCAGTGGATCGCTTGCGTCAATGGGCTGAACGAATTCAGTTCGTCGATGGCAACATCGAGCGACAAACCGTCGAAGTGTTGAAGTCGCTGTTCAACGATCGGCAACTGGGTGCGGTCTTCGTGGACCATCTCGGTGAGTTCTCGCATTGGACCAGCTACGAACGCAACTGGCATTTCGAAGAGCCAATGCTCCGCGATTTGGAAAGCCTGGCGGATCGCTTCCGCTGCCCCGTGATTGCGATTTCCACCGAGCCGATGCAGATTGCCACTCCGGCAGCTCGATCGAACGCCCACTGGGTGCGAGTCGAACGAACCGCAACACCATGGAACCGCGATTTCTACCTTGGTTTGCACGACTGGATCGACCGGGAATCCGGTGACGATTACCGCTTTCGCTTCAAACATGTCTAAGCAGCATCGACGAAGTCGGAAACGCATCTAAAACAGAACAAACCCCGTGGATGAGTAAACTCGTCCGCGGGGTTTGTGGTTTTGATCGCTGGTCAACAGTGAGGTTGAATCTTCAAGCCGCCGACCTTTTTTGCGTCAAATTAGTTGTTCTTTGGAACCTCTGGAGCAACTGGGCCGCAAGCGATGTCGCACTCGTTGTTGTCGCAGTCGTCGAGGCTATCGACGAAGACACATCCGAAGCTGACAGCAGCGTTGTTGCCGAAGATTCCGCCGTTGCCATCGTCTTTAGCTTTGGAGAAGCCGGTGTAGCCATAGCTTTGGTTCAGGCAGCCGATGGCTTCGCCGACGTCATTGAGTTCGGAGTTCACAGCGTGAGCGACTTCGCTCAAGCCAACAACGAGGCCGATGACAAGGATCGTAGCGATCATGACAAGTTCAGCCGAGACGATGAAACCAGCTTCGTCGTTGAGCAATTGTTTCAGCATTGAGATTTTACCTTCTGATAATTCTTGAGAGAGCATATCTTGTTGAACATGTCACCAATCTTCGGCCGAAGCCCCGTGATTCGTGTAGACGGTGAATTCCGCGTTTGTGCACGAACGAAGAATTCGATTTCGGCAACACATTGATGGTTGAGTCTGATCCACTCCCCATCGATTGCCTTTGCATCCGGGCAATTCCCGAGATGCGCCTGCAGGTTGTATTCGGATCGGCCATCGAATGGACCGATTTTGATTCGACGAGGACTGTCGGTTGCGGCGACAGTCCTCGGGTCTCTCTCACACTCGAGTATTGCGAAGACTCTGAGCATGACAGCTTAAAACAGTCATAGAGAACGCTACTTAGTACCGCAGCGTTCATGTAAGACGTTCAAATGCAGTTCATGTGCCAGAACGCAAGACCGTGGGAAACCGCCCCGAGGACAGCAACCACGAACAAGACATAACCCGTTAACATCAAACGGGTTGCAACGAATCACTAGAAGAGAATGTTGCTGAAAGAAGACAGTCCGAAAAATCGGAACGTCAGATTTGCGAACAATTTGATTAATCAAAGTGTTTCATTGCCTGAACGTTGAGATTCCGCAACATCGAGTTTCTTTGCAAACTCAGTGGGGTATCTATTGAGGCACGTGGAAATGGCTGTTCATCGTCAGCAACTTCGTTTCACCGTCTTTGTGACGGATCACATTGACGCACGTGTTCTGCTGATCCAACGTCTTTGCAAGCCGAAACTCAAGACCTAACAAGTGGGCAAGCCAAGCTCGGTTGACGACGTTGTGCGCGACCACGACGATGGCTTCCCCTTTATGTTGTTCGAGGAGTTTTGCCATCGCAGGCTCGGTTCGATTGAGGACATCGCGGTACGATTCCCCTCCCAGGTAGGGTGTGTCGCCGGGATCATCCATGAATTTCCGGTAGTCGTCCGGAAACTCGGCCATAATCCCGTCCCAGTGTTTGCCTTCCCACTGTCCAACATCGACTTCAGCGATGGTTTCGAGCGTTTGCACATTCAAATCATGATGCAGTGCGATTTGTCCGGCAGTCTGCTGTGCCCGCTTGAGAGGACTGGCATAAACGTGGCTCAATGGTGCCGACTTGAGGAACTCACCAACCGCCACCGCCTGCGCCTGCCCCGTCGGGCTGAGGTCGAGATCGACACTTCGTCCTTGCAGCGTATACGGCCGCATTTCGTTTGCAGTGGTCGCACCGTGACGGATCAATAGAAGATAGGTAGTGTCAGATTCAACAGGCGGTAGCATGATGTTCTCTTCCGGTGATAGTCGCATGTCGCCAGCGATGGCGTAACATAGGCGGAGAACACGACGAACGCAAGCGGATTCAGCACGGCAAGAAACTGTTATACAGGTGACATACTGGGTAGCACGAGGGGACATTCGAACGTCGCTGGCCCATGCCCACCTCGAGCTGTGAGCATGCCACCCAAGTATTGATTGCATCACTGGTTAAGAAAGTCTGTCGTCAACCCGAACAGCTTCCTGCATAGGCATCAGAGTCTCAATTCCGCCGCGACTAATTCTCGACGAAGACGGCTTGAACAACCCCGTCCCGTCCGACATTCGTCACCGGATTGGTCGAAACACGGGACAACAAACCTGAGTACCGCCCACGAATCATCGCCAGCCCCACTGTCAGGAAGTGTGACATCGATTCATGGTTGGCGTCGCGTTGAACTTCTAGTGACGCCGGTTCGGTGAACTCTTGGACGACCTTTGGCAGGCAAGGATCCAGCTCGCACGCCGCTTCCCATTCCGATGGCGTCGCAAATTTGCCGACAACCACCCCGAATCCACGGCCCTCGTTGGCAGGTTTGATCACCAACCGTTCGCGATTCCGTTGAACGAACGGAAGTAGGTCGATCGTCTGACCGTCCCAATCGACAAGCCCTTCGCGAAGACGCACGGTACGCAAGACATGATGTTCCACGACCAAACGTTCCGCATCGCTCAATTGGCGTGTGAACTCAGGCGTCCGCATGACTTCGAGCAATCCCTTGTCCTCACCAACTGTCAGACACGCCAAATTATTCACCGCCACCACGCCGTCTTTCGCGATCGCCTCCAAATAGCCGGCGTAACGATTTTCGAATCCCGGTCGCCAGTGATGCCCCGGACTATTCGGTGTGCTAATCCGGATCTTGTTATATGCCAGAGAGATCGGTTCGCCGTGAACGGTCGCCTGGGAACCGTTCCATTGAATGTCTCTCGCATTCACGATTTCCGCCCGACGACCACGCGAGCGGAGTTTGCGTTGAAACAGAGCTAACTCGTTCTGCAGTTCGTTTTCGTCATTGACGAGTGCAATCAAACCTTGCTC
Protein-coding regions in this window:
- the rsmH gene encoding 16S rRNA (cytosine(1402)-N(4))-methyltransferase RsmH, with amino-acid sequence MAAPDRQSQRIGNPVHRPVLLREVMREMELSSGLTVLDGTVGAAGHSQKIWQKIRPDGTLIGLDRDPMMLAYASTKLRSDAADAQRIILEHASYADAASVLESHQIDQVDRVLLDLGLSSDQLASDDRGFSFQATGDLDLRFDPSRGHPAWKMLQNWSETELCEIFEEYGEERYSRRIAAGIEQHRQENSKPLRSAKELTEIVLRSVPSSARQDAKKHPATRVYQALRIAVNQELDHLRQALDETLPRIVRPGGRALIITFHSLEDRMVKAAFRGASWQTTQTGPSKALKPISASPDEVRLNPRARTARLRVAIRA
- a CDS encoding cytochrome P450, which encodes MTSHSTFPKLSHSESDSELPLTEGSLLDFPSNPIAVLRRLNAEHGEIAGLQDGAHRLFFVFGPKWTQRVLSDARTFHSRFFALRGGKRSPQRRLTSGLLSMNGDEHKQHRRLVMGPFQKQVIGQYAEPVTQLVTEMLDSWQVGETRDLHEDMTHYMLRVTSALLFGLDEPELAYQIGAMLDEWIHMNHEIGMGAFIAGKQFTDGYDELMTLGKTLEQEILGMINLKKSRGASGSDLLSLLIQAHDQGVKIDDGNLVGHVALLFGAAHKTTAHTLCWTIFLLTQHPEIMSELWQEIDTLVEQPSPNLGEIENLSVTERVLKESMRIMPASGYSQRIAAEPVDLGPFRLRRGEPVIFSQFITHRLPEIYQEPNAFLPDRWRTLSVSPYAYLPFGNGPRMCIGAPLAMMILKITLPSMLKRFRFSAVSGSEVNGAIRSTMLTPLGELPVTLHEPDGQFDQNSVQGNIHDLVKLPIQTQPAAKPSRKAA
- the fbp gene encoding class 1 fructose-bisphosphatase, with the translated sequence MEPVEAPAFAEKNPIVTVQQHILREQRRFPGASGEFSFLLSGITLATKMIAARVRRAGLTDTFGAEGGMNVQGEVQQKLDVYANQAMMHCLAVRESVAVLASEENEQPQIVDEGNPNSHYVVVFDPLDGSSNIDVNVSVGTTFSILKRADGATPDGGHEADVLQTGAKQVAAGYVMYGSSVMLVYTCGHGVHGFTLDPAIGAFVLSHEYIRIPKQGKYYSVNESHFESFPEPYQKFLTRIRSGELGQQYSSRYIGSMVADFHRTLLKGGIFLYPPTASNPEGKLRLLYEANPIAFITEQAGGVATDGEHRILDKVPSSIHERTSLVVGGQVEAAEFARCW
- a CDS encoding histidine phosphatase family protein; amino-acid sequence: MLPPVESDTTYLLLIRHGATTANEMRPYTLQGRSVDLDLSPTGQAQAVAVGEFLKSAPLSHVYASPLKRAQQTAGQIALHHDLNVQTLETIAEVDVGQWEGKHWDGIMAEFPDDYRKFMDDPGDTPYLGGESYRDVLNRTEPAMAKLLEQHKGEAIVVVAHNVVNRAWLAHLLGLEFRLAKTLDQQNTCVNVIRHKDGETKLLTMNSHFHVPQ
- a CDS encoding glutathionylspermidine synthase family protein, whose translation is MAPRIDLNSTFALHDRLLGRWRDDPKSCQAACDHASQTLSDRETKFEGARSMNFALSALLLKQQHVETLREIGESLHRIAEKAMDWVLSDHDRFIQFFRDHERMWPWLRKASHSPHWQGVSRFDAVITADGQVRILELNTGCPAGFFHAENFSDVTARAMVEAGAIPAHAATSRYGTIPERTLCDELLEIERQGTHEQGLIALVNDENELQNELALFQRKLRSRGRRAEIVNARDIQWNGSQATVHGEPISLAYNKIRISTPNSPGHHWRPGFENRYAGYLEAIAKDGVVAVNNLACLTVGEDKGLLEVMRTPEFTRQLSDAERLVVEHHVLRTVRLREGLVDWDGQTIDLLPFVQRNRERLVIKPANEGRGFGVVVGKFATPSEWEAACELDPCLPKVVQEFTEPASLEVQRDANHESMSHFLTVGLAMIRGRYSGLLSRVSTNPVTNVGRDGVVQAVFVEN